One part of the uncultured Methanobrevibacter sp. genome encodes these proteins:
- the cbiM gene encoding cobalt transporter CbiM yields MHIPDGFIPISQCIVYYVILIVALYFSVKWARSNLDEKRIPLLAVLAAGIFAIMSMNMPIPFGTSGHMVGGALVAIVFLAPEAAVLVFTVVLLIQALIFGDGGITALGANVLNMAIIGGFVGLYTFKGLNGAIGKYPAAGVGAWLATVIAALACAIEMGIAGTFPMNIGIPSMVLYHVFIGIIEAVLTVIVLAALDKFRPDLLAWNQGDA; encoded by the coding sequence TTGCATATACCAGACGGATTTATACCTATTTCACAATGTATAGTATACTATGTAATTTTAATAGTTGCTCTATACTTCTCCGTAAAATGGGCAAGATCCAATTTAGACGAAAAACGCATACCTCTTTTAGCAGTACTTGCAGCAGGTATTTTTGCAATCATGTCCATGAACATGCCAATTCCATTCGGTACAAGTGGTCACATGGTTGGTGGAGCATTAGTAGCAATAGTATTTTTAGCTCCGGAAGCTGCTGTATTAGTATTTACAGTGGTTTTACTCATCCAAGCATTAATATTCGGTGATGGAGGAATTACTGCTTTAGGAGCAAATGTATTGAACATGGCAATCATTGGAGGTTTTGTTGGATTATACACCTTCAAAGGATTAAACGGAGCTATAGGAAAATACCCTGCAGCAGGTGTTGGAGCATGGCTTGCAACAGTAATTGCAGCTTTAGCATGTGCTATTGAAATGGGTATTGCAGGAACATTCCCAATGAATATCGGTATCCCATCAATGGTATTATACCATGTATTTATTGGAATAATCGAAGCAGTATTAACAGTTATTGTTCTTGCTGCATTAGACAAATTCAGACCAGACCTACTTGCATGGAATCAAGGAGATGCATAA
- a CDS encoding PDGLE domain-containing protein, producing MHKMDKKDKTLIAVAVVICVIICVLSPYIASGDPDGLEKSAEDSGLDEDFSVEDIKGIPEAVLPDYAFANDPDNQALQIVALVIGVVITLGVGYGVAYIVKKNRS from the coding sequence ATGCATAAAATGGATAAAAAAGACAAGACATTAATAGCTGTTGCAGTTGTAATTTGTGTTATAATCTGTGTCCTTTCACCATACATCGCATCTGGTGACCCTGACGGATTAGAAAAATCAGCTGAAGACTCAGGTCTTGATGAAGATTTCTCAGTTGAAGACATAAAAGGCATACCTGAAGCGGTACTGCCGGATTATGCATTTGCAAACGATCCGGATAACCAAGCACTGCAAATAGTGGCTCTGGTAATAGGTGTAGTGATAACCTTAGGCGTAGGATACGGGGTTGCATACATCGTTAAAAAGAATAGAAGTTAA
- the cbiQ gene encoding cobalt ECF transporter T component CbiQ: protein MVDITQIMRFDDLASKNSPIHNLEGRIKLISTIFIILTCVISKELFIPIILEIFLLVILKLAKLSYWDSAKRLLMLLPFGGAIIIFQPFVQPGNVIWSYSWLTITDVGINWAILLLARMIVSLTAIIIYSSTTPLQEMASSFRKLKMPRDLAMILSIMVRFLFLFVDELAAIRKSQKSRNFNIHSNNTPYKWRVKQVGYTIGMMFLKSYEQGERVHKSMVSRGFSDASEMFDEKKSPEKSDYIYLLSIIIIAIILEIIIIKYSGQLGYIGQNLAIN, encoded by the coding sequence ATGGTTGATATAACACAGATAATGAGGTTTGATGATTTAGCCTCAAAAAACAGCCCCATACATAATTTGGAAGGGCGCATAAAGTTAATTTCCACTATTTTTATCATATTAACTTGCGTTATCTCAAAAGAACTGTTTATTCCAATAATACTTGAAATATTCTTATTGGTTATACTCAAGCTTGCCAAACTGTCATATTGGGATTCTGCAAAGAGGCTTTTAATGCTGCTTCCATTTGGTGGAGCAATCATAATTTTCCAACCATTCGTCCAACCAGGAAATGTAATTTGGAGCTATTCATGGCTGACCATTACCGATGTCGGTATCAATTGGGCAATACTGCTTTTGGCCCGTATGATTGTATCCCTAACAGCAATCATTATCTATTCATCAACTACACCACTTCAAGAGATGGCAAGTTCATTTAGAAAATTAAAAATGCCAAGAGACTTGGCAATGATACTTTCCATTATGGTGAGATTCCTCTTTTTATTTGTTGATGAACTCGCAGCAATCAGAAAAAGCCAAAAGTCAAGAAATTTCAATATCCATTCCAACAACACCCCCTACAAATGGAGAGTCAAACAGGTAGGTTATACCATCGGAATGATGTTTTTAAAATCATATGAACAGGGAGAACGTGTTCACAAAAGTATGGTGAGTCGTGGTTTTTCAGATGCGTCTGAAATGTTCGATGAAAAAAAATCTCCCGAAAAAAGCGATTACATATACCTGCTTTCAATAATCATCATAGCAATAATACTTGAAATCATCATAATTAAATATTCAGGACAGTTAGGTTATATTGGACAAAATTTAGCAATTAATTAG
- a CDS encoding energy-coupling factor ABC transporter ATP-binding protein codes for MEQIHLETKNLSFTYPDGTEALKNVNIQIKKGEKIAIMGPNGAGKSTLFSHFNGLTEPTSGHIEVDGEKIVYEREELLKVRQKVGIVFQDPNDQLFAPTVKEDVAFGPMNLGLEYDEVKRRIEESLEMVGMTGFEDKTPHHLSGGQQKRVAIAGIIAMRPEIMILDEPTAGLDPEGVDKVLDILNNLNNEGISIVISSHDIEMVNHFADKIFVLYSGEIIAEGDKHQIFSDKELLKKAHLKAPITTEILYKLKERGLDVDTEKISVDETVEEILKIKKG; via the coding sequence ATGGAACAAATTCATTTAGAGACAAAAAATTTATCATTTACATATCCGGATGGAACTGAAGCTTTAAAAAATGTCAATATCCAAATAAAAAAAGGTGAAAAGATAGCCATTATGGGACCTAACGGTGCAGGAAAATCAACATTATTCTCCCACTTTAACGGTTTGACAGAACCTACATCAGGACATATTGAAGTAGATGGTGAAAAAATTGTTTATGAAAGGGAAGAGCTGCTTAAAGTAAGGCAAAAAGTAGGAATAGTATTCCAGGATCCTAACGACCAATTATTTGCACCGACCGTGAAAGAGGATGTTGCATTCGGACCTATGAATTTAGGTCTTGAATATGATGAAGTGAAACGAAGAATCGAAGAGTCTCTTGAAATGGTCGGAATGACCGGATTTGAAGATAAAACTCCTCATCACTTAAGTGGAGGGCAGCAGAAAAGAGTTGCAATTGCCGGAATCATTGCCATGAGACCTGAAATAATGATACTTGATGAACCAACTGCAGGACTTGATCCGGAAGGTGTTGACAAAGTATTGGACATTTTAAACAATCTAAACAATGAAGGAATAAGCATAGTAATTTCCTCCCACGACATAGAAATGGTAAATCACTTTGCAGATAAGATATTTGTCCTGTATTCAGGTGAAATAATTGCCGAAGGAGATAAACACCAGATATTTTCCGATAAGGAACTGTTAAAAAAAGCTCATTTAAAAGCACCGATAACAACTGAAATATTATATAAACTGAAAGAAAGAGGACTGGATGTTGATACTGAAAAAATAAGTGTTGATGAGACAGTCGAAGAAATTTTAAAAATAAAAAAAGGTTAA
- a CDS encoding FeoA family protein, whose product MKTLKDVKPGETVTLVKYHETGDVGLRRHLLGMGFIKGAKITVKKVATLGDPIEMSVKGYDICLRKEEAGNIEVE is encoded by the coding sequence ATGAAAACATTAAAAGATGTAAAACCTGGCGAAACAGTTACTTTGGTAAAATACCACGAAACTGGTGATGTAGGTTTAAGAAGACACTTGTTAGGTATGGGTTTCATTAAAGGTGCAAAAATCACTGTTAAAAAAGTAGCTACCTTAGGTGATCCAATCGAAATGAGTGTAAAAGGATATGACATTTGTCTTCGTAAAGAAGAAGCTGGAAATATTGAAGTGGAATAA
- the feoB gene encoding ferrous iron transport protein B, whose product MTELIVGLAGNPNVGKTTVFNRLTGMRQHVGNWPGKTVERAEGHFKHGSYEYDVIDLPGNYALSAHSMEEIVSRDFIVDDDSDVIINVVDAANLERNLYLTVQMMELGANMVMALNMNDFAKKKDHIIDIPLMSELLGFPVIEISAKDGDGFEELLTTVEKQASNPIDSSAKLSYGDELKEHLGDLQSLIEKDSNLLDVPSVWTAIKLLERDSIVIEKVQKSSQSSAIMAEADKVAGHLHDLYDAGAEEVVANARYAYINGLMAEAVKRPDVEKETTTDKIDRIVTNRFLAPFIFIFVMFLLFHLTFTIATPFCDFIDEWFAWFGEYLAGAVGNEILGSFLQDGIIGGVGGVIVFLPQIILMFLFLSILEDSGYLARAAFTLDKVMHSIVGLHGKAFIPMILGFGCGVPAVMATRTMENESDRLLSMMLIPFMSCTARLPIYSIFIGAFFVANKSIILLSIYLLGIVVALIVAGILKRTMFKGMSAPFVMELPTYKVPSLKGVLLHTWEKTKGFLRKAGTIILGSAIIIWILSSVPFGVEYGSQESVLGMIGSAIAPVFAPLGFSTWQAGIAILTGLVAKEVVVSTFTTLGGLEEDDEEGTIALVHDLFTPLSAYSFMAFCLLYVPCFAAIGAIKQETNSWRWPLIMCAITLVTAYIVAFLIYNVGLLAGFG is encoded by the coding sequence ATGACAGAATTAATTGTAGGATTGGCAGGAAACCCGAATGTGGGTAAAACTACTGTCTTCAATCGATTAACTGGTATGCGTCAACATGTAGGAAACTGGCCTGGAAAAACTGTTGAAAGAGCAGAAGGTCACTTCAAACATGGCAGCTACGAATATGATGTTATCGATTTGCCTGGTAATTATGCATTAAGTGCTCATTCTATGGAAGAAATCGTTTCAAGGGATTTCATTGTAGATGATGACTCTGATGTGATTATTAATGTAGTTGACGCTGCCAATTTGGAACGTAATTTATATTTAACAGTTCAAATGATGGAACTGGGCGCAAATATGGTAATGGCGCTTAACATGAATGATTTTGCAAAGAAAAAAGATCATATCATTGATATACCGTTGATGAGTGAACTTTTAGGATTTCCCGTCATTGAAATCAGTGCTAAAGATGGGGATGGATTTGAAGAATTATTGACAACTGTGGAAAAACAAGCATCAAATCCAATTGATTCCAGTGCAAAATTGTCCTATGGTGATGAATTAAAAGAACATTTAGGTGATTTACAATCATTAATTGAAAAGGATAGTAACTTATTGGATGTTCCTTCTGTTTGGACTGCTATAAAGTTATTGGAAAGAGACTCTATTGTAATTGAAAAAGTTCAGAAATCTTCTCAAAGTTCTGCAATCATGGCTGAAGCTGATAAAGTTGCAGGACACCTTCATGATTTGTATGATGCGGGTGCAGAAGAAGTTGTAGCAAATGCAAGGTATGCATATATTAATGGATTAATGGCGGAAGCTGTTAAAAGACCCGATGTTGAAAAAGAAACTACTACTGATAAAATAGATAGAATTGTAACTAATAGGTTTTTAGCCCCATTCATATTTATCTTCGTAATGTTTTTATTATTCCATTTGACATTCACAATCGCAACTCCGTTTTGTGATTTTATTGATGAATGGTTTGCATGGTTTGGTGAATATTTAGCTGGTGCTGTCGGAAATGAAATATTGGGTTCTTTTCTCCAAGACGGAATTATTGGTGGTGTAGGTGGAGTAATTGTGTTCTTGCCGCAAATTATTCTTATGTTCTTGTTCTTGAGCATATTGGAAGACAGCGGTTACTTGGCAAGAGCTGCTTTCACTTTAGATAAAGTTATGCACTCAATTGTGGGTCTTCATGGAAAAGCTTTCATTCCTATGATTTTAGGATTTGGTTGTGGAGTGCCTGCAGTTATGGCAACCAGGACTATGGAAAATGAATCTGACCGTTTGCTTTCAATGATGCTTATTCCATTCATGTCATGTACTGCAAGATTGCCTATTTATTCAATATTTATTGGCGCATTCTTTGTTGCAAATAAAAGTATAATCTTATTATCTATCTATTTACTAGGTATTGTTGTAGCACTTATTGTTGCGGGAATACTTAAAAGGACTATGTTTAAAGGAATGTCTGCTCCGTTTGTTATGGAACTTCCAACATATAAGGTTCCATCTCTGAAAGGAGTATTGTTGCACACCTGGGAGAAAACCAAAGGATTTTTAAGAAAAGCTGGTACTATTATTCTCGGTTCAGCTATTATAATCTGGATTTTAAGTTCAGTCCCATTCGGTGTCGAATATGGATCACAAGAAAGTGTTCTTGGTATGATAGGTTCTGCAATTGCACCTGTATTCGCCCCACTAGGGTTTTCCACATGGCAAGCAGGTATTGCTATTTTAACTGGTTTGGTTGCTAAAGAAGTTGTAGTATCCACTTTCACCACATTAGGTGGACTTGAAGAAGATGACGAAGAAGGAACAATAGCTTTGGTACATGATTTATTCACTCCATTATCTGCATACTCATTCATGGCATTTTGTCTATTGTATGTACCTTGTTTCGCTGCTATTGGTGCAATCAAACAGGAGACCAACAGTTGGAGATGGCCGTTAATTATGTGTGCTATTACATTGGTAACAGCATATATTGTAGCTTTCTTAATCTACAATGTAGGTCTATTGGCAGGATTTGGATAG
- a CDS encoding lipopolysaccharide assembly protein LapB, with protein sequence MSDAVEQAQIYIEKEDYKQALKLARKRHGKDDIEEYIAILDLLIDEEYLPALEEKGMYYQYYDENHDNGDYGEKYFDEYLEKQPRSINAICDKALSRFNKGKVDEAIEYMDKAYDKYKSYAKIEKPRISKNEVLMGKIELLIQAKRYDDALAYLNKYETLTNGNEKSDLYKGVALQKNGKNEEAIKYLDRSLGSEDTIMALNAKGDALYELKRYDDALKAYNSCIQKESSIKDDDLDLITNFNYKAAFCCVKLGKDDEAIKYLNKTINFLNEKGRLPNDIEKIYRKCSFEKERIMKTGKVKDKEFGQTKFMPMKTSIIILIIILILYGILRLFGYGN encoded by the coding sequence ATGAGTGATGCCGTTGAACAAGCACAGATATATATAGAAAAAGAAGATTATAAACAAGCCCTAAAATTAGCCAGAAAAAGACATGGAAAAGATGATATTGAAGAATATATTGCAATTTTAGACTTATTAATCGATGAGGAATACCTTCCTGCACTTGAAGAAAAGGGAATGTACTACCAATACTATGATGAAAATCATGACAATGGAGATTACGGCGAGAAATATTTCGATGAATATTTAGAAAAGCAACCTAGGTCAATTAATGCAATATGTGACAAGGCATTATCCAGATTCAACAAGGGAAAAGTCGATGAGGCGATTGAATACATGGATAAGGCTTATGACAAATACAAATCCTATGCCAAAATTGAAAAGCCTAGAATCAGCAAGAACGAAGTTTTAATGGGAAAGATAGAACTGTTAATTCAAGCCAAAAGGTATGATGATGCATTAGCCTACCTAAACAAATATGAAACATTGACAAACGGCAATGAAAAATCTGATTTATACAAAGGGGTTGCGCTTCAAAAAAATGGAAAAAATGAAGAGGCAATCAAATACCTAGACAGATCATTGGGAAGCGAAGACACAATCATGGCACTCAATGCAAAAGGGGATGCCCTTTATGAGCTTAAAAGATATGATGATGCTCTGAAAGCATATAATTCATGTATACAAAAAGAAAGCAGTATTAAAGATGATGATTTGGATTTGATTACTAATTTCAATTATAAAGCGGCATTCTGCTGTGTTAAACTTGGAAAGGATGACGAAGCCATCAAATACTTGAATAAAACCATCAACTTCTTAAATGAAAAGGGCAGGCTTCCAAATGATATTGAAAAAATCTACCGGAAATGTTCCTTTGAAAAAGAAAGAATAATGAAAACCGGAAAGGTAAAAGATAAGGAGTTTGGACAAACAAAATTCATGCCTATGAAAACTTCAATTATAATTTTAATAATTATATTAATTTTATATGGAATTTTAAGATTGTTTGGCTATGGAAATTAA
- a CDS encoding MarR family winged helix-turn-helix transcriptional regulator: MIEYDEIIEDSPLLVNHVITLMKTHDFYINKHIKSETEILPSQYYMLLFLYYEMGTNQSDIAKACLMDRSGVSRAFKDFEEKGLITREIDEYNKRAYKITLTKKGIETSEFLLEKEKEWDDMICEELDIPREDLLKLLTRVSLKSLEFNRNQF, translated from the coding sequence ATGATAGAATATGATGAGATTATTGAAGATTCTCCATTATTAGTAAATCATGTGATTACATTGATGAAAACCCATGACTTTTACATCAATAAACACATCAAAAGCGAAACGGAGATACTTCCCAGCCAATATTACATGCTGCTATTTTTATATTATGAAATGGGTACAAACCAATCAGACATTGCAAAGGCATGTCTGATGGACAGAAGCGGAGTTTCAAGGGCATTTAAAGATTTTGAGGAAAAAGGATTGATCACTAGAGAAATTGATGAATATAACAAAAGAGCATATAAGATTACTTTAACCAAAAAGGGAATTGAAACATCAGAATTTTTATTGGAAAAAGAAAAAGAATGGGACGATATGATTTGTGAAGAATTGGATATCCCCCGTGAAGATTTGCTGAAACTTCTAACCAGAGTATCACTAAAGTCCCTTGAATTCAACAGGAATCAATTCTAA
- a CDS encoding tripartite tricarboxylate transporter permease encodes MIELVIACFIGILIGTTTGMIPGIHVNTAGAILFASSSFLLTFLSPEFLCVLMVAMSIAHALIEFVPSMLLGVPQEGTATSILPGHRMVLQGRSKEVIRIVSVGGFGAIIVTILMMPIFAVALPIMHDLTKPFTWIILLAASVYLTYSMTNSMRDFLWSLLLFILSGILGWIIFQTPISSGVSLMCTFSGLFGISTILFSLNDSSTIPHQNKFYELNLDLGKYKSIFAGGITGAILGFLPGFGPAQGTVIAQAASGTNDNDDDDTVNFLLATSGLNVSDCLFSLIAIYIIGNPRSGIAVYMSYLISEMTLNHLMIFIFASLIAVSVSLVLSLKLGDSFSRLMGGVDYKKLSIGVILLQILILYIFIFYYQAPVFYMTLALITSTAMGMLPHYIGVGKSHLMGILIVPAIVIYMQMFI; translated from the coding sequence ATGATTGAATTAGTAATAGCTTGTTTTATAGGCATATTGATTGGAACAACAACAGGAATGATACCTGGAATACATGTTAACACTGCCGGAGCAATATTGTTCGCATCTTCAAGTTTTCTGTTGACATTCCTATCACCGGAATTTCTATGTGTCCTGATGGTTGCAATGTCAATAGCCCATGCACTGATTGAATTTGTACCGTCAATGCTTTTGGGAGTGCCACAGGAGGGAACCGCAACATCAATACTACCAGGACACAGAATGGTTCTGCAGGGAAGGTCCAAAGAGGTCATAAGAATAGTGTCAGTCGGAGGATTTGGAGCAATCATAGTTACAATATTGATGATGCCAATCTTTGCAGTTGCACTTCCAATAATGCATGATTTGACAAAACCATTTACATGGATTATCCTGCTTGCTGCATCCGTTTATTTGACTTACAGCATGACAAATTCCATGAGGGATTTTTTATGGTCCCTTCTTCTTTTCATCCTTTCGGGAATCTTGGGCTGGATTATCTTTCAAACCCCAATTTCATCAGGAGTGTCTCTAATGTGCACATTTTCAGGTCTTTTTGGAATAAGCACAATATTATTCAGCCTTAATGATTCATCAACAATACCACATCAGAACAAATTTTATGAGCTTAATCTGGATTTGGGGAAATATAAAAGCATTTTTGCAGGAGGAATAACCGGGGCGATTCTTGGTTTTCTTCCGGGATTCGGACCTGCACAGGGAACCGTGATAGCACAGGCTGCAAGCGGCACAAATGACAATGATGACGACGATACTGTCAATTTTTTACTTGCAACATCTGGACTGAATGTTTCGGATTGTCTTTTTTCATTGATTGCAATCTATATCATCGGAAATCCCCGAAGCGGAATTGCCGTATACATGTCATATCTAATCTCTGAGATGACACTGAACCATTTGATGATTTTTATCTTTGCATCATTGATAGCAGTGTCCGTTTCATTGGTGTTGTCTTTAAAATTAGGAGATTCATTTTCCAGGCTGATGGGTGGTGTTGATTACAAGAAATTGTCCATTGGAGTAATATTGCTTCAGATATTAATATTATACATATTCATTTTTTATTATCAAGCTCCTGTTTTTTATATGACTCTGGCTTTGATTACTTCAACCGCCATGGGAATGCTTCCCCACTACATTGGAGTTGGAAAATCCCATTTGATGGGAATACTGATTGTTCCAGCAATCGTCATTTATATGCAAATGTTTATTTAG
- a CDS encoding STAS-like domain-containing protein — MSEYEIILEEAYSKKLGMGSTAKKIFQEINNKPEAILNFKNIEFMSRSFAQEYVFQKHNCNTKITEVNMSESIKQLLYIVSEDFEKTCLR; from the coding sequence ATGAGCGAATATGAAATCATTCTTGAAGAGGCATATTCAAAAAAATTAGGTATGGGTTCAACTGCAAAAAAAATATTTCAAGAAATCAATAACAAACCAGAAGCAATATTGAATTTTAAAAATATTGAGTTTATGAGCAGATCATTTGCACAAGAATACGTATTTCAAAAACATAACTGCAATACAAAAATAACTGAAGTAAATATGTCTGAATCAATTAAACAACTATTATATATTGTATCTGAAGATTTTGAAAAAACTTGTTTGAGATAG
- a CDS encoding Ig-like domain-containing protein, with product MKTTDDNQVLSKTNNDEIQSVKDNEITGADVDPNTNATFDDLKKEIGEGGNITLKHKFYNYNGTGQELEFINLGVPNSVIDGNGTVIDMNGLDTQVFHIESNNITVKNLTIKNACRDTEGLAFYVNGNDAKILDCNFIDNNGQLKGLIYFEENINGAVTNCTFINNKGDQYSWGGAIYNTNGNVAVTNCYFSGNSAGEGSDIYSEAYPVTADTCIFTDTGTTYNVQIVPPALNVDDFEALNNSGEKLTFDLKTNSSMPVDNGNISISVYDENNDSLIGEYSCLSSEGWVVNLPVGSYYAIFNTEYAGFESINRTITVIPNTEYYINVTPVTTSNKTVTISAKSNIPTDLIGGRLVFILPNGEEINGTYDSNGTWMIMHTFDKYGTYEINATYTNFKIMTVNSATITIRKTNSTIHLDDIILDYPESETVTVATEGATSITDKIDDKSVSVVDNFTIQISDLDAGNYTLAVTTIPDETHLSVTKTVTITVNKASVKIVASDLELNLDDKSKVSYALEPEEATGRIYFISDNPEVANVASDGNITALSAGTANITITFEGNINYEKTTKTIKIKVNKANSTLIIPSQELEYKPSLNITVDATGATGIIAKIDGKDAKTDGFTIEIPVDAGIYTLNVTTIPDKNHNPVTKTANITINK from the coding sequence TTGAAAACAACGGATGACAATCAAGTACTAAGCAAAACAAATAATGATGAAATACAAAGTGTAAAAGATAATGAAATTACAGGTGCCGATGTTGATCCAAATACAAACGCTACATTCGATGATTTGAAAAAAGAGATTGGTGAAGGAGGAAATATCACACTGAAACATAAATTCTATAATTACAATGGCACAGGTCAAGAACTAGAGTTTATTAATCTAGGTGTTCCTAATAGTGTTATTGATGGTAACGGTACTGTTATTGATATGAATGGATTAGATACTCAGGTATTCCACATAGAAAGTAACAATATAACCGTTAAAAATCTGACTATTAAAAATGCATGCCGTGATACAGAGGGTCTTGCTTTTTATGTTAATGGCAACGATGCTAAAATTTTAGATTGTAATTTTATTGATAACAATGGACAATTGAAGGGTCTAATTTACTTTGAAGAGAATATCAATGGCGCTGTGACAAATTGTACTTTTATCAATAACAAAGGAGACCAATATAGCTGGGGTGGTGCTATTTACAATACAAATGGTAATGTTGCTGTGACAAATTGTTATTTTAGCGGCAATTCTGCTGGGGAAGGTTCTGATATCTATTCAGAAGCCTATCCCGTTACTGCAGACACATGTATCTTCACAGATACTGGCACAACTTACAATGTGCAGATTGTTCCTCCCGCATTGAATGTGGATGATTTCGAAGCACTCAATAATTCCGGTGAAAAATTAACATTTGACTTAAAAACAAACAGCAGCATGCCTGTCGACAATGGAAATATCTCAATAAGCGTATATGATGAAAACAATGACAGCTTAATTGGAGAATACAGCTGTTTAAGCAGTGAAGGATGGGTAGTGAATTTGCCGGTCGGCTCCTATTACGCTATTTTCAATACTGAATATGCTGGATTTGAATCAATCAACAGAACCATAACAGTAATTCCAAACACAGAATACTATATTAATGTAACTCCGGTGACAACCAGCAACAAGACTGTCACAATCTCTGCAAAATCCAATATCCCTACTGACCTCATTGGGGGCAGATTAGTGTTTATCCTGCCAAACGGTGAGGAAATCAACGGAACATACGATTCCAACGGAACCTGGATGATCATGCACACATTTGATAAATACGGAACTTACGAAATCAATGCAACATATACTAATTTTAAAATAATGACTGTCAACAGCGCAACCATAACAATTAGAAAAACCAATTCAACTATTCATCTTGATGATATTATTTTAGATTATCCTGAATCTGAAACCGTTACTGTAGCAACTGAAGGCGCAACAAGCATCACCGATAAGATTGACGATAAATCTGTTAGTGTTGTTGATAATTTTACAATTCAAATTTCAGATTTGGATGCCGGCAACTACACTTTAGCAGTGACAACAATACCTGATGAAACCCACCTCTCCGTAACTAAAACAGTGACAATTACTGTTAATAAGGCATCAGTGAAAATTGTTGCAAGTGATTTGGAACTAAACTTAGATGACAAATCCAAAGTCAGTTATGCATTGGAACCTGAAGAAGCTACTGGACGAATTTATTTTATAAGCGATAACCCAGAGGTTGCCAATGTCGCATCTGACGGAAACATCACTGCACTTTCAGCAGGCACAGCAAACATTACAATCACATTCGAAGGGAATATAAACTACGAAAAAACCACCAAAACCATAAAAATCAAAGTGAACAAGGCCAATTCAACCTTAATCATCCCATCACAAGAATTGGAATACAAGCCTTCCTTAAACATCACCGTAGATGCAACAGGCGCTACCGGAATTATCGCAAAAATCGATGGCAAAGACGCTAAAACTGATGGATTTACAATAGAAATTCCAGTGGATGCTGGAATCTACACCTTAAACGTGACAACAATACCAGATAAAAACCATAACCCAGTAACTAAAACAGCCAACATTACTATCAATAAGTAG